The Xiphophorus maculatus strain JP 163 A chromosome 21, X_maculatus-5.0-male, whole genome shotgun sequence genome window below encodes:
- the cbln2 gene encoding cerebellin-2 has protein sequence MVPARCPGTCAVLALALFLGCGVVLCSGQNDTEPIVLEGKCLVVCDSNPSSDGAVTSSLGISVRSAGAKVAFSAVRGTNHEPSEMSNTSMIIYFDQVLVNIGNHFDLKASVFQAPKRGIYSFSFHVVKAYNRQTIQVNLMQNDHEVISAFAGDQDVTREAASNGVLLMMERDDRVYLKLERGTLMGGWKFSTFSGFLVFPL, from the exons ATGGTGCCAGCGCGCTGCCCGGGAACCTGTGCCGTCCTGGCACTGGCTCTCTTCTTGGGATGCGGCGTGGTCCTGTGCTCCGGCCAGAACGACACGGAGCCTATAGTGCTGGAGGGAAAGTGTCTTGTGGTGTGCGACTCGAACCCTTCCTCGGACGGAGCTGTGACCTCCTCACTTGGCATATCCGTCCGCTCCGCAGGGGCGAAAGTGGCTTTTTCCGCCGTGCGCGGAACCAATCATGAGCCGTCGGAGATGAGCAACACGTCAATGATCATCTATTTTGACCAG GTTTTAGTGAACATCGGCAATCATTTCGACCTAAAAGCGAGTGTTTTCCAGGCTCCAAAAAGGGGGATCTATAGTTTCAGCTTCCACGTTGTGAAGGCCTACAACAGACAAACCATACAG gTCAACCTAATGCAAAACGACCATGAAGTTATATCAGCTTTCGCGGGAGACCAGGACGTTACAAGAGAGGCGGCTAGCAACGGTGTACTGCTGATGATGGAACGTGACGACCGGGTCTACTTAAAGCTGGAGCGGGGTACCCTCATGGGCGGATGGAAATTCTCCACCTTCTCAGGCTTTCTAGTCTTTCCTCTATAA